The DNA sequence CATCTGTTGAAATAAACTCCATAGACATACAATATCTGTGTAAAATTGTACACGAAAATCTTACCATATTTATGCCTTCTTCTGTAACAAAGCTATTTTCATAGACGACGTCCTCGATATCCTTTAATATAGGAACCAGTTTCGATCGAACTTTACCCCCCTGCAACATATAACAAAGTGCACGTGTCTTATTTCAAGCTCGAACGACAAAAAATGTAAGGTGATATCATTTAACTCTCAGAGGAACATACATCTTTCCTCTCCGTTCTTCCTCGAAAGAACAAAAGGGTTTTGCGTGACTCATATGGATCCGAAGAATTATCGTCCATGAATGAATCCACTACATGCACATATGGGGCCACCACATCTTTACTAAGATTTGACAGGCCCTTCGAGTATCGGCCAAAATCTGCAACGATGAGAATAGAAGCATTCACCTCCTCCCGATAAAATCTGAAAGCATTTGGATGATGCATCGGAATTACATGATCACGTCCTGAAGACCTCTTCCAGTGGTCAGATTCCCTTAAAAATTTAAGCACGTCAACCTGAAATCAGGACCAAGTAAATCTAGTTCTCAAAGGTTTAGTCCTACATGAATAGGATATGGTCCTATATTGTAGGCTGAAGCAACATTTAAGGTATTCCTTTCCGCTCTATGCCTGGCCTTTCTATGTTTTTCCGAGAtgggagagatttaaaaataGAAAATACTTTACGCTTTACATGATATATAAAGTGATAGGCTAAGAGTCACTGAGTTGGTGTATTTTCAGGGAAAATTTTCGCAAGTTTAACCGAATTATGGTCAGAAAAGAAAGCATACATTATAAGTTAAAACTTAAAGCCGTAAAATTGTGATTTTGCAAGTGTGGGCTCCAATAGGCGCCAATTAAAAGCTAAACACATAAAAGTTTACAGATGAGCAACACTCTCCAGTTTCTGGACAACAGTAAATCTATTACATTAGATGAACCAACCAAACCCTAGTTTCCAAACTCAAAGCTGCTTAAATGAATCATTCTTTTTCCCTTACAGTTCAAAACATGACCATTCTGACCCTGCAGCCAAAACATAAGCTACAGGGTGGGAGGAATAAACATAGGGAGATCTTATGACAACTCCTTTATCATTAAATGATCAAACAAATGACATATATAGAgcaatctaattaaataatctgTTTAATGAAAATAATCAATTGAAAAACGGCATATTATGATTGAAAATCATAAAGCTGGGTAATACAATTACGCAATAAGTGGTCATGCTAACAgctatgttactcggactcggCTAGAAGTGTCCGACATGGATACGTGTCCAAGTAACTCGGCAACATTTTGAAATATATACATGTTTTTAGCCTAAAATAAGTGTCCAAGTCCGAGTGTCCATGTCCAAGTGTCGAGTGTCCGACACAGGTACTCGAAGATAAAATgaagagtccgagtaacataggCTAACAGTGAGAGCTAGTCTGCAAAATACTACAATATAGCAAAACTTAAAAACAAAATTTATGAAAGAACCAATAAGCGCCATTCTTATTTATACCTAATTTAAGGATGGCACCTTTACCAGGAAACAACCAACACTTAGTCTACATTATCCAAAAACAAACTCCAAAATGATTTATATGCTCTCCTCTCATTTCCATATGCCCATGTTAACTTATGTCACCTCGATTACAGCCCATGACTAACGACCAATGACAATAAACATATTAAAATGTGATAAGAACTGAAACTAAAAGCAGCAAAAAAGGCCATGTTAACTTAATTACAAAATAAAGCAAGAACATTAGTATCAAATGAGCAGAGTTGTGCCTGAGATTTAGAGGGCCCTGTGCAAGATTTTAAAAAAGTGCCCTGATAAtttaaacttttttaaaaaatacatgaaaaaataaaaaaacatgtAAATTATAAAAGTAATATAACAATTAAATTGCATAAATTAACTGTATTATATAATGAAAATTAACAAAATTGTAAAATATTAAAACAAGTAAATATATGATATAAATTATCATAAAATCGTCATTCTAGGTTCTAGTTTTTTTTTGAAGCACACTTActattaataatttaataatcaacatGTTTTCGCAAACTATTAAATTTTAGAAATTGGAAATTTatctaaaaataaaaaattatatatgtaaatttaaatttatatgtACATCTGTTTAAATTTGTATAAATCCATTCTATtgtttattttatatttaaaacaTAATCATTACTTGAACGATCGAGAAGGGAGAAAAAAAGTTAACTAGTATACATATTTAAATTACTAATTTTAATGAAATCGTTGAAATTGGTACTTCAATGTGAGTTTATCTTGTTAGAAGCGTAAGGAGGGCACTCATAATATTTTTTGATATaagtatttatttttattaatatgaTTTTTTATATTATTGTTTCTAGAATTTATTTGACTTATTCAAGAAAGCAATCAAAATTATGTATGTGTATAATACTATATCTCAAACgtttttcttttcattttcattttttaacATTAAAAATCATAATTCTAAATTGtttactaatttttttattttaacttTATATACACCTACATAAAAAAAATGTGCCATAGAATGATTGAGGGCCCTGTTCCGTCGAACAACTCGCACACCCTCGGGCACGGCTCTGCAAATGAGTTGTAACGAACACATCCCACTGCCACTCACTAGAGCATCCTCAAAAGATACATAGATTTTAAAAACTAAATTAATACTTTAGGTAATTCTCAAATCATCACCTCGACTAAATTCCATATACATTATAATTCAATTCCCCTAATCAATTATACATAGAGAGAGCCTTAAAATTAACTAAATACCGATCAACTAATTAAAATTTAGGAAACAAGCAAAGTGATCAAGGAATAGCAATTAACAATTCCGCCAAAATTACCTAAATAACTATCAACTAATTAAAATTTGGGAAACAAGCAAAGTGATTGAAACATATCAGTAACTCTAACAGGAGCATATAAAACAGGAATTTACGAGAATTAACGAATTAAAACAAAAAACAAAGGCCGAGTTTGGGAAGGGCACCTGCCTGCAATTGCTTATCAAATTGAGTATCAGGATCAGTCATATTATGTCCATGAGTATTAAAACTCAGCGAAGAAAAGAATGGCAAGAAAAAAACATCAGCCAATTCGGGGTCGAAAACTCGAACAGCCTCTCGATTATCCTGATCACCAATTGGAGTATACAAAAGAGAAGCCATCATCCAATACTCAACACTATGTTGTTTTTTAAGTCCATTTTTAGGCCAAGGAGGTAGAGTCTGAACAGTGACAGGTGGCATGTCTTGATAAGGGGTTCTAATAAGCATTCCTATGTTGAATCGTTTGGGCAAATCATACATGTATACTTTAAGTGGTTGGGTTGTTGATGATGAGGTGGCACAATTAGTTGTTGTGTTTGAGGAAGTGAGGGTTATTGAGGAGAAAGTGGATCGAACATCAACGCCGCCTTTGAGGATTGAGAATGTTAAGATTATTACAACCAAGAACACCAGTGTTATAATTGTTGTCCATATTGTTCTCATTTCATGAAACAGAGCTGCTTGAGTTGAGAGTTAGATTGGATCTTGCGGTTTTTGAATCTATCGGGTGCTCATAGCAGTAGCCTTTGTAGTGTGTGCTTTTTTATATCCTCTTTTCGATTTCTTCAAGTTACTAAATCACAAAACCCGACTCCACAAAGTTTGAACTAAGATttaagaaaatattgaaaatattgaatttgattaaaaaatatattttttgagATTGATCCGATATATCTGTTAATCACAACATGAGAAAATAGTCCAAAAATGAGGactattataatatattatttgtttttaggaaatttatcaaaaatacaaTTATTTTGTAAAATTCTTTGCCATTTTATCAAattctgaaaatatttgcaaaaatacgatgGTGCAAAATATGTTGCACTTAATTTGAATTTTGAAACTGTTTTAGGTTATGTTGTATTTCAGATTATATTCTATGTTATATTTTAGGTTGCAAATTATGTTACAAATGTGGTTAAAAAATTGCTAAACGTATTTTCgcaaataatttttaaaattatgttGCAAATGTGGTTGCAAAATTGTTCCAAAGTtacaaaatatatttttacaaatatttttaaaaagtgaAAGTATTTTTACAAAAAGTTTGTAAAACTTGGATATTTACGAAAAAAtctcttatttttatattttatctttaataataataacaaaattGACATAAAAAAAGGAACTCctcaaaatagttttaaatcgAGTGTTtatcaaaacaaataaaaaaatattattatttgtCTTTTTGATTAACTGAATCGTCCCATTTTCTGTTATGATAAGCTCTTCACAGTTCACTTCATCATCTTTGTCATCGTCGTCATCTCTGTTTCGATGTCATCATTATAGACTCCGTCGTGATTCTTCAAAAATCTTCTTTTTTGGTATAGTTAGTTTGGAACAATCTTTTCAATAAATCTATCATCGTTTTGTTGTTGTGTTTTTGTCTTATCGACATTATTCTTAAATTTATTTCTTTAATGTCGATGAACTCTCGCGATTTATTTTTCTTGCACTCATGAATTCTCGCAAGTTTTTTCTTCTCAAGTTTATAAACACTTGTAATTTTTCTTGAAAATTTTAAGAGACGGATAGATAAGATATGATGTGAAGAAATAAAGAGGTATCATATGGAGTAGATAACGATATTATAATGTATATTACCTTGATCTGAAAATCGGAACAAGTATTATCCTAATTGGCAATGTGTATATTATTATTAGCCGGAACATCAATGTGCATATGTTGTGAAAAGTTAGTTTCGAATGTGTGTGTGGTAATACCTTTTTTAAAATACGTAAATTTGAATTTCATTATTTATGTttgttttttatatataaaatatgaaCCTCAATCTAATTGTTTACAAAAACATAATCAAAATATGTATGTATTATATTTGTGCCAATAGTTTATTTATATGTTGATTTGTATTTATGTGTCAACCTGATCAACTCATCCCAACATACAAAAGTTAGTGTTGTTCAACCTTATTTTTAAGttaatcaatatttttttaaaacgCCGATTTAATAAGGTTAGTTGATTTTATTGTCTATAACCCAACCGATCCAACCCGTGTTCATCGCTAGTTATTAAAAAATGATATTTGTTATACCAAAATTTTGTCATTGAAATTTTGGAATAGGTTTAACCTTATTGGGCTTAAATTAGAGAGGATCCACTGAATTTTTGGTCGAGGAGAAAGGATAGTTTGGAAGTTAAAGGCTCACCCTAGTCTTTTATCAGGGAAGGCTTGCCTTCGAATCTCCACAGAGGGATCATTCGTGGAATTGCAACACTGAGGACTCGCCCCCGAAACTGCAACATTGAGGGTTTATTCGTCGAACCTCTAGTGTGGACGGCTCGCCCATGGATCCCTAGTAATTTAATGAAATTTTGGCTTGGAAATTGTTATCATATATTAAAAGATAACATGAGAAGGTCTTTGGAGGGAAAATAATGAAATTCTATGATGAGAGTTTACCTGAGGATTATCTAAGGATACGCCTGAAGAATGAGATACTTATGATTGAAGGCCTTTAGGGAGTAGTCTTGTGCACTAAAATCTTTAACTTGTAGTTAATAAGTGTTCTCATTGATGAAGCAATGTGATATATAGCATTTGTTTTAGGCGTTTGGTTCATGTATTACATCGGTGCCCTGATCGGGGAATTTTGTAGTAATCCTGCATCTTACACTCAATAACTTGAGATCACTTATTTTGTTATCTCTTAGTTGTTCTCATAAGCGGAAAAAAATTTGGTATTTTGGATAAAACACGAGTGTACTTACAACTATAAAATCGGGAGAAGCTGGTCGTAGAGAGCTAATCCTCGATTTAAAAATTTTTCTTATTTGTGAAATCCTGAAAGTCTAGTCGAGTTTCGGGTTTTCGTGAATATGCCTCATCATTGAACGCTCCTAAAACGAGATgataaaaatataaaactcaTACCATTTGGATTACATATATAGAGAGGGTTACATATATAGAGAGGTTGGGGTTTGGAGTATAAAACTCCTACCCCAAAAAAATCCCAATAAAGTTAATGTGCTTTTCAAATTATACTTTCGCGACTTAATTAtagtaattaaaaatatatttttttaatctcATTTTATTGATGAAAAGTTATTTTTCTCATTTTATCCACGTCAAATATATAATTACAATTTTAAGATAATATAGTAATATTATAAAAAACAAATAAGAAATGTTGTTGTAAGATACAATAAAATATATCTAAATCAATAAATTATACCAAATAAAAAACAACCaatatattaaattaatatatatatatatattataatttatattaatgTATTTGTTCCCTTAAAGGCCATAAACCCGTGAAATAAGCTCATTCTATATTTTCCCGCTTGAGGCCCAATCCATTATCCGTCCATGTTCTAGTATATACCCGACCGATAATTGATGATTAAATGATTTTTATCAtgtattttttataaaataataattattatatagTCGAACACTAAACCATCTCCAACAATTATGATATTTATTAATTATAGTGGATTGAACTGAAGGAACCCAAACACATATCATATAAACctatttgatttatttttatatcttTATTGTATGTAGTATATCCTTTAGGAGTCGTTTGGTTCAAGAGTTTCTGAAATCAAGTATATTAGGGGGTGTtttgtaacatcccacatcgataagaataagagtaTTTGAGGCCTTTTTAGATACAGGTCAACAACTAATGTATACCAAATCGCTAGCTTTTTTGGACTAACTTGTGGTGGGTTGTTAGGTCCCGATATGCATTCGGTTGTGGATTTGGATgttataaatggtatcagagctctgtCCGGCCGGAAGCGCAGAGGCACAGCTCGGGTTCTATATATGTGTTTATGAAATAGGCGAGGACGTCGATCCTATAAGAGGGGGTGTTTGTAACATCCAACTTGATAATAATAAGAGTATTTGGGGCCTTTATAGATACAAATCAAAGTAATTTTGCAAAATTGTATGAATATTTATAAAAAGTGAAAGTATTTTTGCAAAAAGTTTGTAAAACTTGAATATTTATGAAAAATCCCTTACTTTTATATTTCATCtctaataataataacaaaactGACATAAGAAAGCACCTCCTCAAAATAGTTTCAAAATCGAGTGTtcatcaaaataaataaataatattattattcgtCTTTTTGATTAACCGAATCGTCCCATTTTCTGTTATGATAAGCTCTTCATAGTTCACTTCATCATCTTTATCATCGTCATCATCTCTGTTTCGATGTCACCGTTATAGACTCCATCGTGATTCTTTAAAAATCTTCTTTTTTGGTATAGTTGGTTTGGAGCAATCTCTTCCATAAATCTATCATCGTTCGTTGTTGTGCTTTTGTCTTATCGTCATTATTCATAAACTTATTTATTTCATGTCAAGGAACTCTCTCCGTTTATTTTTCTTGCACTCATGAATTCTCGCAAGTTTTTTCTTCTCAAGTTTATGAACATTTgtaatttttcttaaaaatttaAGAGACGGATATATAAGATATGATGCGAAGAAAGAGAGAGGTATCATATTGAGTAGATAGCAATATTACAATATATATTACCTTGATCTGAAAATCAGAACAAGTATTTTCCTAATTGGTAATGTGTATATTGTTATTAGCCAAAACACCAATGTGCATCATGCTCTGAAAAGTCAGTTTCGAATGTGTGTGTGGTAATACCCTCTTTTAAAATgcataaatttaaattttattatttatgttTGTTTTTTTATATAAATGATAAACCTCAATCTAATTGTTTAAAAAAACATAATCAAAATATGTATGTATTAAATTGGTGCCAATagtttatttttatgttaatttgtATTTATGCGTCAACCTGATCAACTCATCCCAACATACAAAAATAAGTGTTGTCCAACCATATTTTTAAGTTAactaatatttttttaaaacgCCGATTTAATTAGGTTAGTTCATTTTATAGTCTATAACCCAACCGATCCAACCTGTGTTCATTGctaattattaaaaaatgatgTTTGTTATACCCAAATTTTGTCATTGAAATTTTGGAAAAGGTTTAAGCTTATTGGGCTTAAATTAGAGATGATCCATGAAATTTTTGGTCGAGGAGAAAGGACAGTTTGGAGGTTAAAGGCTCACCCTagtctgttaggtcacacacactgtagagggggtg is a window from the Apium graveolens cultivar Ventura chromosome 1, ASM990537v1, whole genome shotgun sequence genome containing:
- the LOC141671633 gene encoding putative arabinosyltransferase ARAD1; protein product: MRTIWTTIITLVFLVVIILTFSILKGGVDVRSTFSSITLTSSNTTTNCATSSSTTQPLKVYMYDLPKRFNIGMLIRTPYQDMPPVTVQTLPPWPKNGLKKQHSVEYWMMASLLYTPIGDQDNREAVRVFDPELADVFFLPFFSSLSFNTHGHNMTDPDTQFDKQLQVDVLKFLRESDHWKRSSGRDHVIPMHHPNAFRFYREEVNASILIVADFGRYSKGLSNLSKDVVAPYVHVVDSFMDDNSSDPYESRKTLLFFRGRTERKDGGKVRSKLVPILKDIEDVVYENSFVTEEGINMSIHGMRSSKFCLHPAGDTPSSCRLFDAIVSHCVPVIVSDNIELPYEDELDYTEFSVVFSVEEALTRDYMVNQLRQMSKEKWLEMWRLLKQISHHYEFQYPPKKEDAVNMLWRQIKHKVPAAKLAVHRSRRLKVPDWWRRRR